In Castanea sativa cultivar Marrone di Chiusa Pesio chromosome 6, ASM4071231v1, a single window of DNA contains:
- the LOC142639186 gene encoding uncharacterized protein LOC142639186, with protein MASGSSGRGNPGSKGFDFGSDDILCSYEDYTNQDSTNGNHGDPVISSNSGKDFQKSRISRSAMFPSVYSQPEDSFGQDVIATVEKSMKKYSDNLMRFLEGISSRLSQLELYCYNLDKSIGEMRSELGRDHGEADSKLKSLEKHLQEVHRSVQILRDKQELAETQKELAKLQLAQKESSSSSHSSEEKTSSAAADAKKTDNTSDAHNQQLALALPHQVVPQQQPVAPPPQAPPQNLTQQQSYYLPPTQLPNPPAQTQHTHSQYPPDSQYRTPQLQDMSRVAPQPTQSQINQTAPVQPFPQYQQQWPQQLPQPSQQPAMQPQIRPPSTTVYSSYAPTQPTNPSPPETLPNSMPMQMPFPGIPQPVSSRVDAMPYGYSGSGRTVPQQPPPQQMKGTFGAQPGDGYAVAGPQPTLPPGSGYMMYDSEGRAHHPPQPPHYTQGGYPPTSVALQNPQPTTGPNLMVRNPSHSQFFRNHPYSELIEKLVSMGFRGDHVASVIQRMEESGQPVDFNAVLDRLNVQSSGGSQRGWSG; from the exons ATGGCGTCCGGATCATCGGGCCGGGGCAACCCGGGTTCAAAGGGGTTCGATTTCGGATCCGATGACATTCTCTGCTCCTACGAAGACTACACCAACCAGGACTCTACGAATGGGAACCATGGCGACCCAGTCATCAGCTCCAATTCGGGAAAG GATTTTCAGAAAAGCAGAATCTCAAGATCGGCGATGTTTCCTTCTGTTTATAGCCAGCCAGAGGATTCTTTCGGCCAAGATGTGATTGCAACTGTggaaaaaagtatgaaaaagtATTCTGATAACCTTATGCGCTTTCTTGAGGGAATCAGTTCACGTCTGTCTCAGTTGGAATTATACTGCTACAATCTTGATAAATCAATTGGAGAAATGCGATCGGAGTTAGGTCGTGATCATGGAGAGGCCGATTCAAAACTTAAATCTCTTGAGAAACATCTTCAAGAA GTCCACAGGTCTGTACAGATCCTAAGAGACAAGCAAGAACTTGCAGAGACCCAGAAAGAATTAGCCAAGCTTCAGCTTGCGCAAAAAGAGTCATCTTCTTCAAGCCACTCCAGTGAGGAGAAAACTTCATCAGCTGCTGCTGATGCCAAAAAGACTGATAACACATCTGATGCACATAACCAGCAATTAGCTCTTGCCCTGCCACACCAAGTAGTGCCACAGCAACAGCCTGTGGCACCTCCTCCACAAGCACCACCACAGAATCTAACGCAACAACAATCCTATTATCTCCCTCCAACTCAGTTACCAAATCCACCAGCCCAAACCCAACACACACACAGTCAATATCCACCTGATTCTCAGTACCGAACACCCCAACTGCAGGACATGTCTAGGGTGGCACCACAGCCAACACAGTCTCAAATAAATCAGACAGCACCAGTCCAACCATTCCCTCAGTATCAGCAGCAATGGCCGCAGCAATTACCTCAGCCATCGCAACAGCCCGCAATGCAACCCCAGATCAGGCCCCCATCGACAACGGTTTACTCGTCCTACGCACCAACTCAACCAACAAACCCATCACCTCCAGAGACGCTGCCAAACAGCATGCCAATGCAAATGCCATTCCCAGGAATTCCTCAACCCGTTTCCAGCCGTGTTGATGCCATGCCATATGGGTATTCTGGATCTGGTAGAACAGTTCCACAGCAGCCCCCGCCTCAGCAGATGAAGGGCACTTTTGGAGCACAACCAGGTGACGGGTATGCAGTTGCCGGACCCCAGCCTACACTTCCTCCAGGGAGTGGATATATGATGTATGACAGTGAAGGGAGAGCACATCATCCACCTCAACCGCCTCACTACACTCAAGGTGGATATCCTCCAACAAGTGTTGCACTTCAGAATCCACAACCAACAACAGGCCCCAATCTTATGGTCCGGAATCCAAGCCATTCACAATTCTTTCGCAACCATCCCTATAGTGAACTGATTGAGAAATTGGTGAGCATGGGTTTCAGGGGTGACCATGTTGCAAGCGTGATTCAGAGGATGGAGGAGAGTGGGCAGCCTGTTGATTTTAATGCGGTGCTTGACAGGTTGAATGTGCAATCTTCTGGGGGTTCTCAGAGAGGATGGTCAGGGTAA